AAGAATATGTTTTTATAAGGATAGATACATTTTTGTGTCTATCCTTTATTCTTTTGTGGAAATTAATTACATAATGTATTAGAATTAAAATAACTGATTTATTGAATTGGATAAATTAATATTTAGATAAAGGAGTTGTGTTTATGGCTAAATCGATCGTACTTTATCAATCAAAATATGGTGCAACAAAGAAATACGCAAATTGGTTAAAAGAAGAACTATCCTGCGACATTATGGAAACTAAAAAAGCATCGGCTGATGCTGTGGAGAAATATGATATTATCATATTAGGTGGTGGCCTTTATGCTTCAGGTATTGCAGGATTGTCATTTATAAAGAAGAACTACCATAAGCTGAAAGATAAAAAAGTCATTATATTTGCTGTAGGAGCTTCTCCATATGATGAAAGATCAATTAATATGGTCAAGGAACATAATCTAAAAGATGAACTATCTAATATTCCATTAGTATACTTAAGAGGTGCATGGAATGAAGAAAAAATGACTTTTATAGATAGAAGCTTATGCAATATGTTAAAAAAATCTGTAGCTAAAAAGGATCAAAGTAAACTTGAACCATGGGAGGCAGCTTTGATGGAGGCTATAGGAGGTAACTACGACTGGACTGATAAAAA
The DNA window shown above is from Tissierella sp. Yu-01 and carries:
- a CDS encoding flavodoxin domain-containing protein; the encoded protein is MAKSIVLYQSKYGATKKYANWLKEELSCDIMETKKASADAVEKYDIIILGGGLYASGIAGLSFIKKNYHKLKDKKVIIFAVGASPYDERSINMVKEHNLKDELSNIPLVYLRGAWNEEKMTFIDRSLCNMLKKSVAKKDQSKLEPWEAALMEAIGGNYDWTDKKYIESIIELVNI